One region of Miscanthus floridulus cultivar M001 chromosome 19, ASM1932011v1, whole genome shotgun sequence genomic DNA includes:
- the LOC136525302 gene encoding uncharacterized protein, protein MVRWLPPPPPADGELLLGHDAVALSFFVACVAATVALTSSMCSACGRKPKPATNADPAASDQPAGTGSVSGGSGGGSQEAGAGEVEEVAVVRLSPELATHGAIDPVALPSSTSKRRLSISVSKKLSMNIPDKLRLSRREHKDHHHKVESEDTLWKKGIILGEKCRIPGEREAEFGDPVDPADEIAAGSFRRSSYSRPVSRSSSFAMYQQPQQQHDAPALHGSDS, encoded by the coding sequence ATGGTAAggtggctgccgccgccgccgccagcggaCGGCGAGCTGCTCTTGGGCCACGACGCCGTCGCGTTGTCCTTCTTCGTGGCGTGCGTGGCCGCCACCGTCGCGCTCACGTCGTCCATGTGCTCGGCGTGCGGCCGCAAGCCAAAGCCGGCCACCAATGCAGACCCGGCCGCATCGGACCAACCGGCTGGGACGGGCTCCGtctccggcggcagcggcggcggcagccaggAGGCTGGCGccggggaggtggaggaggtggcggtggtgagGCTGTCGCCGGAGCTGGCGACGCACGGCGCCATCGACCCGGTGGCGCTGCCGTCGTCGACGTCGAAGCGGCGGCTGTCCATCAGCGTGAGCAAGAAACTGAGCATGAACATCCCGGACAAGCTGCGGCTGAGCAGGCGGGAGCACAAGGACCACCATCACAAGGTGGAGTCGGAGGACACGCTGTGGAAGAAGGGCATCATCCTCGGGGAGAAGTGCAGGATCCCCGGGGAGCGGGAGGCGGAGTTCGGCGACCCCGTCGATCCCGCCGACGAGATCGCCGCCGGCAGCTTCCGCCGATCGAGCTATTCCCGGCCCGTGTCGCGGTCGAGCTCGTTCGCCATGTAccagcagccgcagcagcagcacgaCGCTCCCGCCTTGCACGGCTCCGATTCTTGA
- the LOC136529473 gene encoding hydroxycinnamoyltransferase 2-like, translating into MAVRHLHLEMASRTLVRASHPPPGFPSVLTVSNLDLVLGPFPIFLVSIYAAPAAGLDAVLATVRATLPSYLSRLFPFAGRVVLDPETKIPEVACNNAGAELVVADAAVPLAAVDFSEVDQSLGLIQIPFDASLALSVQLVRFACGGFALTLATSHLLADGRAFAFLLTALAEMIRDGGLSREPLLDRSLFKPRSPPRYSALLDAEFARFTPQTMINPLLTATILRRLYRIEAADLAVLQAAASSPGGGGRRASRFVALCAHVWKLLARAVGDANPSCRMAWIVDGRKQVEPWDGALDRYIGNVVTYTAREVSVAELLRAPLHEVAATVREAIAGVMTAARFQELADWMEERKAAFRDGGKWTEAVNLGLGSPALIISGLLPFAIDGDLGFGKPSLVMPWIRHGRLGSASVTVVPNPSGDGSWFFGATRMWPRLMEVVESDPLLKPAANLRMATPTAAASRL; encoded by the coding sequence ATGGCGGTCAGGCACCTCCACCTCGAGATGGCCTCCCGGACGCTGGTCCGTGCCTCGCACCCGCCGCCGGGCTTCCCCTCCGTCCTCACCGTCTCCAACCTCGACCTCGTCCTCGGGCCGTTCCCCATCTTCCTCGTCTCAATCtacgccgcccccgccgccggccTGGACGCGGTCCTCGCCACCGTGCGCGCCACCTTGCCGTCCTACCTCTCCCGCCTCTTCCCCTTCGCCGGCCGCGTCGTGCTCGACCCGGAGACCAAGATCCCCGAGGTCGCTTGCAACAACGCCGGCGCCGAGCTCGTCGTCGCCGACGCCGCGGTGCCGCTCGCGGCCGTTGACTTCTCGGAGGTCGACCAGTCGCTGGGGCTCATCCAGATACCCTTCGACGCGAGCCTCGCCTTGTCAGTGCAGCTGGTCCGGTTCGCGTGCGGCGGGTTCGCGCTGACGCTGGCCACGAGCCACCTCCTCGCGGACGGCCGGGCGTTCGCCTTCCTGCTGACCGCGCTCGCCGAGATGATCCGTGACGGCGGCCTCTCCCGCGAGCCCCTACTCGACCGGTCCCTGTTCAAGCCGCGGTCGCCGCCGCGGTACAGCGCGTTGCTGGACGCCGAGTTCGCCCGGTTCACGCCGCAGACGATGATCAACCCCCTCCTAACCGCGACCATCCTGCGGCGGCTGTACCGCATCGAAGCGGCCGACCTCGCGGTGTTGCAGGCCGCGGCGTCGTCTCCCGGCGGCGGGGGCCGCCGCGCGTCGCGGTTCGTGGCGCTGTGCGCGCACGTGTGGAAGCTCCTAGCGCGCGCCGTCGGCGACGCCAACCCGAGCTGCCGGATGGCGTGGATAGTCGACGGGCGGAAACAGGTGGAGCCGTGGGACGGCGCGCTGGACCGCTACATCGGGAACGTGGTGACGTACACGGCCCGCGAGGTCAGCGTGGCGGAGCTGCTGCGCGCGCCGCTCCACGAGGTGGCGGCCACGGTGCGCGAGGCCATCGCGGGGGTCATGACCGCGGCGCGGTTCCAGGAGCTGGCGGACTGGATGGAGGAGCGGAAGGCGGCGTTCAGGGACGGCGGCAAGTGGACGGAGGCGGTGAACCTGGGGCTCGGGAGCCCCGCGCTCATCATCTCCGGGCTGCTCCCGTTCGCCATCGACGGGGACCTCGGGTTCGGGAAGCCCAGCCTCGTGATGCCGTGGATACGCCACGGCCGGCTGGGGTCCGCGTCCGTGACGGTGGTGCCCAACCCCAGCGGCGACGGGTCGTGGTTCTTCGGCGCCACCAGGATGTGGCCGCGGCTCATGGAGGTGGTTGAATCCGACCCTTTGCTGAAGCCGGCAGCGAACCTGAGGATGGCGACGCCGACGGCGGCGGCTTCCCGTCTGTGA